From the Vespa velutina chromosome 16, iVesVel2.1, whole genome shotgun sequence genome, one window contains:
- the LOC124954955 gene encoding coiled-coil domain-containing protein 130 homolog, which produces MGERKGTNLYYPPDYDPRVGGLNKFLGTHALRERARKIHMGILIIRFEMPYNIWCNGCGNHIGMGVRYNAEKKKIGMYYSTPLYQFRMKCHLCDNHFEIKTDPANLDYVIVSGARRQENRWDPKENEQIVPETKEVSHRLYDDAMYKLEHKVEDKKIAKSRDKVLESAISLNDATWKDDYSSNCALRSAFRAKKKELKKKQGLNQLLLNRSGLKIDLVEEHEDDIKTAKLLIHNTKKDIVHTTPLKKLVSIVRSKNKTKNISQSLLRKKTNISKQILPKVDIATSSKSTNISTSLVNYDGSSTDTEA; this is translated from the exons ATgggtgaaagaaaaggaacaaatttatattatccaCCTGATTATGATCCACGCGTTGGTGgacttaataaatttcttggaACACATGCATTACGTGAAAGAGCACGGAAAATTCATATGGGTATCCTTATTATTCGGTTTGAAATGCCATATAATATATGGTGTAATGGTTGTGGAAATCATATTGGAATGGGAGTACGATACAatgcagaaaagaaaaaaattggaatgTATTATAGTACTCCACTTTATCAATTTCGTATGAAATGTCATCTTTGTGACAATCactttgaaataaaaactGATCCTGCT AATTTAGATTATGTTATTGTAAGTGGTGCTAGACGTCAAGAGAACCGATGGGATCCTAAAGAAAATGAGCAAATCGTTCCAGAAACAAAAGAAGTTTCTCATCGACTATATGACGACGCAATGTATAAATTAGAACATAAAGTTGAGGATAAAAAGATAGCCAAATCACGAGATAAAGTATTAGAAAGCGCTATTTCTTTAAATGATGCCACATGGAAGGATGATTATAGTTCAAATTGTGCATTAAGATCTGCATTTAgg gctaaaaagaaagaacttaaaaaaaaacaaggattaaatcaattattattgaatagatctggattaaaaatagatttagTAGAAGAACATGAAGATGATATTAAAACAGCTAAATTACTTAtacataatacaaaaaaag ataTAGTTCATACAAcaccattaaaaaaattagtttCTATTGTacgttcgaaaaataaaacgaagaatatATCACAGTCTTtgctaagaaaaaaaactaatataaGTAAACAGATATTACCAAAGGTAGATATAGCAACATCATCAAAAAGTACTAATATCTCCACTTCCTTAGTCAATTACGATGGTTCATCTACTGACACTGAAGCATAA